From Kineosporia succinea, the proteins below share one genomic window:
- a CDS encoding pectate lyase family protein has product MKQRKRVLGVGGAATLAVAAAATVAVVNLQGATAAEPSGANGFAAQNGGTTGGAGGTTVKATTGTQIHEALCGRASNSTPIIIQVSGTITVGNTAKVSGSCNTAAGVIELKDISNVTLVGVGSTAVFDQIGIHVRNSKNVILQNLHVKNVKKSGSPTSNGGDAVGLETDVSNVWADHLTLEASGGEDEGYDGLFDMKSGSKYVTLSYSILKNSGRGGLVGSSDTDSANGPVTYHHNYYQNIDSRAPLLRAATAHIYNNYYEKLNKSGINPRNGGKALVQNNYFKDSKDVLGTFYTSLKGTWQTSGNVLDNVSWTAADSENFPAGASMASTGTVTVPYSATLDAASCVPAVVKATAGAGTGLKVSDGTCTPTNVPTTTSAPGTTTPPVSTTTPPVTSTTPPVTSTTPPASGGTNLSLGAGADGSSKASGSSFGNVIDGNTSTYWQPSGNTGDISVKWTSAKTVGSIVIKEASGSKVTSWKLIDETNGKTVSTGTNSGTKTFTPISTKKLTFQIVSATGTTKITEFETYAK; this is encoded by the coding sequence ATGAAGCAGCGCAAGCGCGTACTGGGTGTCGGTGGTGCGGCGACGCTCGCGGTCGCGGCGGCGGCGACCGTCGCGGTGGTGAACCTGCAGGGTGCCACGGCGGCCGAACCCAGTGGTGCGAACGGCTTCGCGGCCCAGAACGGCGGCACCACCGGTGGCGCGGGCGGTACCACCGTGAAAGCGACCACGGGCACGCAGATTCACGAGGCGCTGTGCGGTCGGGCGAGCAACAGCACGCCGATCATCATCCAGGTCTCGGGCACGATCACGGTCGGCAACACGGCCAAGGTGTCGGGCAGCTGCAACACCGCGGCCGGCGTCATCGAGCTGAAGGACATCAGCAACGTCACCCTGGTCGGCGTCGGCAGCACCGCCGTGTTCGACCAGATCGGTATCCACGTGCGCAATTCCAAGAACGTCATCCTGCAGAACCTGCACGTGAAGAACGTGAAGAAGTCCGGCTCGCCGACCTCGAACGGCGGTGACGCGGTGGGTCTGGAGACCGACGTCTCCAACGTCTGGGCCGACCACCTGACCCTCGAGGCCTCCGGCGGTGAGGACGAGGGCTACGACGGGCTTTTCGACATGAAGTCGGGCTCGAAGTACGTGACGCTGTCGTACAGCATCCTGAAGAACTCGGGCCGTGGCGGCCTGGTGGGTTCCAGCGACACCGACTCGGCCAACGGCCCGGTGACCTACCACCACAACTACTACCAGAACATCGACTCGCGGGCGCCGCTGCTGCGCGCGGCCACCGCGCACATCTACAACAACTACTACGAGAAGCTGAACAAGTCCGGGATCAACCCCCGCAACGGCGGTAAGGCCCTGGTGCAGAACAACTACTTCAAGGACTCGAAGGACGTGCTGGGCACGTTCTACACGAGCCTGAAGGGCACCTGGCAGACCTCGGGCAACGTGCTCGACAACGTGAGCTGGACCGCTGCCGACTCGGAGAACTTCCCGGCCGGGGCGAGCATGGCGTCCACCGGCACCGTCACCGTGCCCTACTCGGCGACCCTCGACGCCGCGTCCTGCGTGCCCGCCGTGGTCAAGGCCACCGCCGGTGCCGGCACCGGCCTGAAGGTCTCGGACGGCACCTGCACCCCGACCAACGTGCCGACCACCACCAGCGCGCCGGGCACCACGACGCCGCCGGTCAGCACCACCACCCCGCCGGTGACCTCGACCACCCCGCCGGTGACCTCGACCACCCCGCCGGCCTCGGGCGGCACCAACCTCTCGCTCGGCGCGGGCGCCGACGGCAGCAGCAAGGCCTCGGGCTCCAGCTTCGGCAATGTCATCGACGGCAACACCAGCACGTACTGGCAGCCGAGCGGCAACACCGGCGACATCTCGGTTAAGTGGACGAGCGCCAAGACGGTCGGCTCGATCGTGATCAAGGAGGCCTCGGGCAGCAAGGTCACCTCCTGGAAGCTGATCGACGAGACCAACGGCAAGACGGTCTCGACCGGCACCAACTCCGGCACCAAGACCTTCACGCCGATCTCGACCAAGAAGCTGACCTTCCAGATCGTCTCGGCGACGGGGACGACGAAGATCACCGAGTTCGAGACCTACGCGAAGTGA
- a CDS encoding calcium-binding protein: protein MVPHPRRTHLTGAASVLALALVPLFGLSAQAASDPATASVNPGGWKLTYKAAKGQINKVTASVAWNEPRTKLVYLIDDSVDVRIGAGCSYPIADDRTSIRCELAPMDSQDPYASMAMNLRDQNDSVEFHNNTTQVYYFNEFWLGDGKDTFDSSHAATADGTFVWGQNGDDTISTGSVSTVSGGNGRDAITTSGNYSDVDGGQGDDTILAGLGQQYLRGGGGSDVIRGGGGKDTLYGGPGDDKLYGEGGADTLYGNSGDDLLSGGAGADTLKGGPGKNTLKP from the coding sequence ATGGTTCCGCACCCCCGCCGCACCCACCTGACCGGCGCCGCGTCCGTGCTCGCCCTGGCCCTCGTGCCCCTGTTCGGCCTGTCCGCCCAGGCGGCGAGCGACCCGGCCACCGCGAGCGTGAACCCCGGCGGCTGGAAGCTGACCTACAAGGCCGCGAAGGGTCAGATCAACAAGGTCACGGCGTCGGTGGCCTGGAACGAGCCGCGCACGAAACTGGTCTACCTGATCGACGACTCGGTCGACGTGCGGATCGGCGCGGGCTGCTCGTACCCCATCGCCGACGACCGCACCAGCATCCGCTGCGAGCTCGCGCCGATGGACAGCCAGGACCCCTACGCCAGCATGGCCATGAACCTGCGCGACCAGAACGACTCGGTCGAGTTCCACAACAACACCACGCAGGTCTACTACTTCAACGAGTTCTGGCTCGGCGACGGCAAGGACACCTTCGACAGCAGCCACGCCGCCACGGCCGACGGCACCTTCGTCTGGGGCCAGAACGGCGACGACACGATCAGCACCGGCTCGGTCTCCACGGTCTCGGGCGGCAACGGCCGGGACGCGATCACCACCAGCGGCAACTACAGCGACGTGGACGGTGGTCAGGGCGACGACACGATCCTGGCCGGCCTGGGCCAGCAGTACCTGCGCGGTGGGGGCGGCAGCGACGTGATCCGCGGGGGCGGCGGCAAGGACACGCTGTACGGCGGGCCGGGCGACGACAAGCTCTACGGCGAGGGCGGCGCCGACACCCTGTACGGCAACAGCGGCGACGACCTGCTCTCGGGCGGGGCGGGCGCCGACACCCTCAAGGGCGGGCCGGGGAAGAACACACTCAAGCCCTAG
- a CDS encoding NUDIX domain-containing protein, with the protein MKIRRARVVTLAPSGRVAMIERYVRGHRFLSVPGGRLEPGESPEEAAVREVEEELGLRVTLAGRLPDHEGQAYFLAVVPDEAKLTMSGPETKHANRNNRYTPRWVDAATLDGLPLRQPVRQLVTTAALAVSATVATVKPSVHEEGVVGPNVPRSAQKPTEPATETAEVLDLTTLPEPRPEFDPAAATFGFGSRFRRRFTLLASSRTQRGDRVGARR; encoded by the coding sequence ATGAAGATTCGCCGGGCCCGTGTGGTGACGCTCGCTCCCAGCGGTCGCGTGGCGATGATCGAGCGGTACGTGCGCGGGCACCGGTTCCTCAGCGTGCCCGGAGGCCGCCTGGAGCCGGGGGAGTCGCCCGAGGAGGCCGCCGTCCGCGAGGTCGAGGAAGAGCTGGGCCTGCGCGTCACCCTGGCCGGCCGTCTGCCCGACCACGAGGGCCAGGCCTACTTCCTCGCGGTCGTGCCCGACGAGGCGAAGCTGACCATGTCCGGCCCGGAGACCAAGCACGCCAACCGCAACAACCGCTACACACCCCGCTGGGTCGACGCGGCCACGCTCGACGGTCTGCCCCTGCGCCAGCCGGTGCGCCAGCTCGTCACCACGGCGGCGCTCGCGGTCAGCGCCACGGTGGCGACAGTGAAACCTTCGGTGCACGAAGAAGGCGTCGTCGGCCCGAACGTCCCCCGTTCGGCCCAGAAGCCGACTGAACCCGCGACGGAGACCGCCGAGGTGCTCGACCTCACCACCCTGCCCGAACCGCGTCCCGAGTTCGATCCCGCGGCGGCCACTTTCGGCTTCGGCAGCCGGTTCCGCCGCCGGTTCACCCTGCTCGCGAGCTCCCGCACCCAGCGCGGCGACCGGGTCGGCGCCCGCCGCTGA
- a CDS encoding histidine phosphatase family protein has product MTANRVILVRHGRTTWNATARFQGQTDVPLDDVGLGQAQRTAEALYDQLVGTEVRIVSSDLSRAAQTARALATKLHVEIELDPRLREISAGEWEGRTRDEIIMAWPEDFESWRMGRDVRIGTTGEKRSEAADRCAAAILEAEKAMDHGTLVCVSHGGALRGAIFSLLGTPDWPWNALEGLRNAHWAELQNTERGWRLSRYNVS; this is encoded by the coding sequence GTGACGGCCAACCGGGTCATCCTGGTTCGCCACGGCCGCACCACCTGGAACGCCACCGCCCGCTTCCAGGGCCAGACCGACGTGCCGCTCGACGACGTCGGCCTGGGCCAGGCCCAGCGCACCGCCGAGGCGCTGTACGACCAGCTGGTCGGCACCGAGGTGCGCATCGTCTCGTCCGACCTCTCCCGCGCCGCCCAGACCGCGCGCGCCCTGGCCACCAAGCTGCACGTGGAGATCGAGCTCGACCCGCGTCTGCGGGAGATCTCGGCCGGTGAGTGGGAGGGCCGCACCCGCGACGAGATCATCATGGCCTGGCCCGAGGACTTCGAGTCCTGGCGGATGGGCCGCGACGTGCGCATCGGCACCACCGGCGAGAAGCGTTCCGAGGCCGCCGACCGGTGCGCCGCCGCGATTCTCGAGGCCGAGAAGGCGATGGACCACGGCACCCTGGTCTGCGTCTCGCACGGCGGTGCACTGCGCGGGGCGATCTTCTCGTTGCTCGGCACGCCCGACTGGCCCTGGAACGCGCTCGAGGGCCTGCGCAACGCGCACTGGGCCGAGCTGCAGAACACCGAGCGGGGCTGGCGGCTGAGCCGCTACAACGTCTCCTGA
- a CDS encoding RNA-binding domain-containing protein, with protein MTPDELAALIVDLRQEGSDTPEIEVKRAAGGFPDSVLPTVSAFANTPGGGVIVFGLDERDGFAAVGVYDVVACKATLATKTRQALDPPATFEAWDLEFEGAAVLVAKIHEQPSHGKPCRVTSSGKAYLRSYDGDYELSQVEEQTFIANRSTPMFDQQVVPGATRNDLHPDLLAAYLASCRASSTALAAMPDDEVLYRTGVTTGSDRSPSLAGLIALGTYPQQYVPNAVIQASVAPRAGDPPGTRAADVRRFDGPLPLMLDEALRWVQRNTRTRVRFGIDGQGRDEPEFPVEAVRELLSNALIHRDLGPYALTQAITLRLDERQLVLSNPGGLWGITVDRLGKTGVTSARNGQLLRICQNVRSQEGNRVVEALASGIPAVLSSLRDAGMVPPRFHDQGISFTVAVPNHALLAREDLDWLAGLPAAATLGDRQRHALVAMRRGQTWTNQSFRETFPMDSREARTELAGLVEAGVATADGERGGRVYRIAAHLTGEALIPTARITSQSAPQPGNSPADKTSPNARRKNWDLIQRHLNTGDMTAVEISEATGLTARQVQYALQLMREAGSVALIGSQGHRDSRYRIVAPPQGD; from the coding sequence GTGACCCCGGATGAGCTGGCTGCGTTGATCGTCGATCTGCGGCAGGAAGGCAGTGATACTCCTGAGATCGAGGTCAAGCGGGCAGCCGGAGGGTTTCCGGACAGCGTGCTGCCCACGGTGTCTGCCTTCGCGAACACGCCTGGTGGGGGAGTGATCGTTTTTGGGTTGGACGAGCGGGACGGCTTCGCCGCAGTGGGTGTGTATGACGTCGTCGCCTGCAAGGCCACGCTGGCGACGAAGACCCGCCAGGCCCTGGACCCGCCGGCCACCTTCGAGGCCTGGGACCTGGAGTTCGAGGGTGCCGCCGTCCTGGTAGCGAAAATCCATGAGCAGCCCTCCCACGGAAAGCCCTGCCGGGTCACCTCCTCCGGCAAGGCCTACCTGCGTTCTTACGATGGCGACTACGAGCTGTCCCAGGTCGAGGAGCAGACTTTTATCGCCAATCGCAGTACTCCGATGTTCGATCAGCAGGTCGTCCCTGGCGCGACCAGGAACGACCTGCATCCGGATCTGCTGGCGGCGTATCTGGCCTCTTGCCGTGCCTCGTCCACCGCGCTGGCCGCAATGCCGGACGACGAGGTCCTGTACCGCACGGGCGTCACCACCGGCTCGGATCGCTCACCCAGCCTTGCCGGTCTGATCGCGTTGGGCACTTACCCGCAGCAGTACGTCCCCAACGCCGTGATTCAAGCCTCCGTAGCTCCGCGGGCGGGTGACCCACCGGGCACCCGGGCCGCCGACGTGCGCCGCTTCGACGGGCCGCTGCCACTCATGCTCGACGAGGCCCTGCGTTGGGTCCAGCGCAACACCCGCACCAGAGTTCGTTTCGGTATTGACGGCCAAGGACGCGACGAGCCCGAATTCCCGGTTGAAGCTGTCCGCGAGCTGCTGTCCAACGCCTTGATCCACCGTGATCTCGGCCCCTACGCCCTCACCCAGGCCATCACGCTGCGGCTGGATGAACGGCAGCTGGTCCTTTCGAACCCCGGTGGCCTGTGGGGGATTACCGTTGACCGGCTCGGTAAGACCGGTGTCACCTCGGCTCGCAACGGTCAGCTCCTCAGAATCTGCCAGAACGTGCGCAGTCAGGAGGGCAACCGCGTCGTAGAGGCGCTCGCCTCGGGCATCCCAGCCGTCCTGTCCAGCCTTCGGGACGCCGGCATGGTCCCGCCTCGGTTCCACGACCAGGGAATCAGCTTCACCGTCGCGGTTCCCAATCACGCGCTGCTGGCTCGCGAGGACTTGGACTGGCTGGCCGGGCTTCCGGCTGCGGCGACGCTCGGGGATCGTCAGAGACATGCCCTGGTAGCGATGCGGCGCGGGCAGACCTGGACCAATCAGAGCTTCCGGGAAACTTTTCCGATGGACTCGCGCGAAGCCCGGACCGAACTCGCCGGGCTCGTCGAGGCAGGCGTCGCTACGGCTGATGGTGAACGTGGCGGACGTGTGTACCGAATCGCAGCTCACCTGACCGGCGAAGCGCTCATTCCGACAGCGCGGATCACTTCGCAATCCGCACCGCAGCCTGGGAACTCGCCAGCCGATAAAACATCGCCCAACGCCCGACGAAAGAACTGGGACCTCATCCAGCGGCACCTGAACACCGGCGATATGACGGCTGTCGAAATCAGCGAAGCCACTGGGTTGACCGCCAGGCAGGTTCAGTACGCGCTCCAACTCATGCGGGAGGCGGGCTCCGTCGCCCTGATCGGTAGCCAAGGCCACCGTGACAGCCGATACCGGATAGTGGCGCCACCTCAAGGCGATTGA
- a CDS encoding PASTA domain-containing protein, whose translation MKIRSVVAPLLVVGTAIALSLGTVSPASAAPTRVTGAAQTQATVIVPDEVGKNVGIAIDDLLAAGFRLGFKEYKDNNCSYDRWQVIRQSPAAGSSVPEGSVVTLTFAVWPAAPAQCP comes from the coding sequence ATGAAGATCCGCTCCGTCGTGGCGCCCCTGCTGGTCGTGGGGACGGCCATCGCACTGTCCCTGGGCACGGTCTCGCCGGCGTCGGCCGCGCCGACCCGGGTGACCGGCGCCGCGCAGACCCAGGCCACCGTGATCGTGCCGGACGAGGTCGGCAAGAACGTCGGCATCGCGATCGACGACCTGCTGGCCGCCGGCTTCCGGCTCGGTTTCAAGGAGTACAAGGACAACAACTGTTCCTACGACAGGTGGCAGGTGATCCGGCAGAGCCCGGCGGCCGGTTCCTCCGTGCCCGAGGGCTCGGTGGTGACCCTCACCTTCGCCGTGTGGCCGGCGGCACCGGCGCAGTGCCCGTGA
- a CDS encoding discoidin domain-containing protein has protein sequence MNCTRCGAAYLQADPECPRCGLALRLSGATTAGPVPAAPPGAYRTSERPLVVRGAGLVAVLLSAFLVLQFVTRDSEVSSSWKPQLPADLASPSTAPRPTGVNLATGAVVTAEETDTPQEDGAGDLITYDASNMVDGDLTTAWRVATFYNGRAITIDLKNRSQITQVGLTNGYTKVDGTNGNDAYEMGRKILQVTWMFDDGTSVRQKLADDVRTIQYQAIEPVQAQRVTLRIDSTSTPGHALSDYTAITELFVGS, from the coding sequence GTGAACTGCACCCGGTGCGGCGCGGCCTACCTGCAGGCCGATCCCGAATGCCCGCGCTGCGGTCTCGCGCTGCGGCTCTCCGGGGCAACAACTGCCGGCCCGGTGCCGGCTGCCCCTCCCGGCGCGTACCGCACGTCCGAGCGGCCTCTCGTCGTGCGGGGGGCCGGCCTGGTGGCCGTGCTGCTGTCGGCGTTCCTGGTGCTGCAGTTCGTCACCCGCGACTCCGAGGTCTCCTCGAGCTGGAAGCCCCAGCTGCCCGCCGATCTGGCCTCGCCGAGCACCGCTCCCCGGCCGACCGGGGTGAACCTGGCCACCGGGGCCGTCGTCACCGCCGAGGAGACCGACACGCCCCAGGAAGACGGCGCGGGTGACCTCATCACCTACGACGCGAGCAACATGGTCGACGGTGACCTCACCACGGCCTGGCGGGTGGCCACGTTCTACAACGGGCGCGCCATCACGATCGACTTGAAGAACCGTTCGCAGATCACGCAGGTCGGGCTCACGAACGGCTACACCAAGGTGGACGGGACCAACGGCAACGACGCGTACGAGATGGGCCGCAAGATCCTCCAGGTGACCTGGATGTTCGACGACGGCACGAGCGTGCGGCAGAAACTCGCCGACGACGTCCGCACCATCCAGTACCAGGCGATCGAGCCGGTGCAGGCTCAGCGCGTGACGCTGCGCATCGACTCGACCAGCACCCCGGGTCACGCCCTCAGCGACTACACCGCCATCACCGAGCTCTTCGTGGGCTCGTAA
- a CDS encoding AMP-binding protein → MNPRYEQTQRPVDPLGYPDIDGGAIARLHRVVTAQPDAVAVRDDSTSVTYREFALHTAAVRREVVDAEGTSPARGVRETTPAPPERAVALLYSHDVSAVSALWGVIASGRPVLVLDPRTPVARLRSFVERVDVKVCVTDQANAQTAAELVDDVIVSSPDGTSTATDADLAELWSQAPEPTTTAVYAFTSGSTGRPKVVVHDHRMLVREAWAIAMATDTYGADDVVAHSLPMAFYAGLMAACAGPLIGATTAMYDIRARGLAELPAWIERNGATILQVSPAILRNLTGSSPDPQRLRTIRSVTFAGEATYGPDLEAARALFPETCVFRNKYGSSETGYCTEYRVDPTHPPVDGVLPSGAPMPDVRLGLVNDDGSPVSGTGTVTLTGPHFALRYLGDPAATDKAFSGTGIDRTYRSNDVGTIDEHGVLRLLGRRDHSVKIRGYLVEPGEVDAALSSLDDLRESITVGAERGNGATGKRLVSYIVSSSDRPSATVVRQHLATLLPSWMVPETVVFLEALPRTDRGKLDRAALPEPPVVKAGQGSENLSEWEEVVRALWCSVLALPEIGLDDDFFELGGDSLAAESLMTRMAAELGVPSNEAQTTVLVQAPTLKEFAERVTRKIDAAGQTLIPLRAGGSRPPLFIFTGGGGLGVTMVPLTRHLPSDQPVFALQAHGLEARGVPDWSVEASARRHIRTLRSIQPAGPYFIAGHSFGGVLSLEVAHQLREAGQEVALLIVLDSFPPDGKSHVPLEGSTVQKFRAVLGVATTGLRGTPGDDQYWRFWRQSNFLHMRYRAKAYDGETLVIVAADSDEKAVRRSWAPYLTGTWRLTHVPGDHMSILRDPYAVRTSAVIREQLESAQRKTRGAPARAREHTRRPRLLRTGKAWPDQY, encoded by the coding sequence ATGAACCCGCGGTACGAGCAGACGCAGCGCCCGGTCGATCCGCTCGGCTACCCGGACATCGACGGCGGCGCGATCGCCCGGCTCCACCGGGTCGTCACCGCTCAGCCCGACGCCGTGGCCGTTCGCGACGACTCGACGAGCGTCACCTACCGCGAGTTCGCCCTCCACACCGCCGCGGTTCGCCGGGAGGTAGTCGACGCTGAGGGCACCTCCCCAGCCCGAGGGGTCAGGGAGACCACCCCGGCCCCGCCCGAAAGAGCTGTGGCCCTGCTGTATTCGCACGACGTGAGCGCGGTCTCGGCACTGTGGGGCGTCATCGCGTCCGGCCGGCCGGTGCTCGTGCTCGACCCTCGCACGCCCGTGGCCCGCCTGCGCTCGTTCGTGGAACGCGTCGACGTGAAGGTCTGCGTGACCGACCAGGCCAACGCCCAGACCGCCGCCGAGCTGGTCGACGACGTGATCGTGTCGAGCCCGGACGGCACCAGCACCGCCACTGACGCTGACCTGGCGGAGCTCTGGTCCCAGGCGCCCGAGCCGACCACGACGGCCGTGTACGCCTTCACCTCCGGTTCCACCGGGCGTCCCAAAGTCGTTGTCCACGACCACCGCATGCTGGTGCGCGAGGCCTGGGCCATCGCGATGGCGACCGACACCTACGGCGCCGACGACGTGGTCGCCCACAGCCTCCCGATGGCCTTCTACGCCGGGCTGATGGCCGCCTGCGCGGGCCCGCTGATCGGCGCCACCACCGCGATGTACGACATCCGGGCCCGGGGCCTGGCCGAACTGCCCGCCTGGATCGAGCGCAACGGCGCCACGATCCTGCAGGTCAGCCCGGCCATCCTGCGCAACCTGACGGGCAGCTCCCCGGATCCGCAGCGGCTGCGCACGATCCGCTCGGTGACGTTCGCGGGCGAGGCGACCTACGGGCCCGACCTCGAGGCCGCCCGCGCGCTCTTCCCCGAGACCTGCGTCTTCCGCAACAAGTACGGCTCGTCCGAGACCGGATACTGCACCGAGTACCGGGTGGACCCCACCCATCCCCCGGTCGACGGCGTCCTCCCCTCCGGCGCCCCGATGCCCGACGTCCGCCTCGGTCTGGTCAACGACGACGGTTCCCCGGTCAGCGGCACGGGCACCGTCACCCTGACCGGCCCGCACTTCGCGCTGAGGTACCTGGGCGACCCCGCCGCCACCGACAAGGCCTTCAGCGGAACCGGAATCGACCGCACCTACCGGAGCAACGACGTCGGCACGATCGACGAACACGGCGTGCTGCGTCTGCTCGGCCGCCGCGACCACAGCGTCAAGATCCGCGGCTACCTGGTCGAGCCCGGTGAGGTCGACGCGGCCCTGTCCTCCCTGGACGACCTGCGCGAGTCGATCACGGTCGGCGCCGAACGCGGCAACGGGGCCACCGGGAAACGCCTGGTCTCGTACATCGTCTCCAGCTCCGACCGGCCCAGTGCCACCGTGGTGCGCCAGCACCTGGCCACGCTGCTGCCCTCGTGGATGGTGCCCGAGACGGTGGTCTTCCTGGAGGCACTGCCGCGCACCGACCGCGGCAAGCTCGACCGCGCCGCGCTGCCGGAACCGCCCGTGGTGAAGGCCGGGCAGGGCTCCGAGAACCTGAGCGAGTGGGAGGAGGTCGTGCGGGCACTGTGGTGCAGCGTGCTGGCCCTGCCCGAGATCGGGCTCGACGACGACTTCTTCGAGCTCGGCGGCGACTCACTGGCCGCCGAGAGCCTGATGACGCGAATGGCCGCCGAGCTGGGGGTGCCCTCCAACGAGGCGCAGACCACGGTGCTCGTGCAGGCGCCCACGCTCAAGGAGTTCGCCGAGCGGGTCACCCGCAAGATCGACGCGGCCGGTCAGACCCTGATCCCGCTGCGCGCCGGGGGCAGCCGCCCGCCACTCTTCATCTTCACCGGCGGGGGCGGTCTCGGCGTCACGATGGTGCCACTGACGCGTCATCTACCCTCCGACCAGCCGGTTTTCGCACTGCAGGCACACGGCCTGGAGGCCCGCGGCGTGCCCGACTGGAGCGTCGAGGCCTCGGCCCGCCGTCACATCCGCACGCTGCGCTCGATCCAGCCGGCCGGTCCGTACTTCATCGCCGGGCACTCGTTCGGCGGCGTGCTCTCGCTGGAGGTGGCCCACCAACTGCGCGAGGCCGGGCAGGAGGTGGCGCTGCTGATCGTGCTCGACTCATTCCCGCCCGACGGCAAATCGCACGTGCCCCTGGAGGGTTCGACCGTGCAGAAGTTCCGCGCGGTGCTCGGCGTGGCCACCACCGGTCTGCGCGGCACGCCGGGCGACGACCAGTACTGGCGGTTCTGGCGGCAGAGCAATTTCCTGCACATGCGTTACCGCGCAAAGGCTTACGACGGCGAGACGCTGGTGATCGTGGCGGCCGACAGCGACGAGAAGGCCGTACGCCGTTCGTGGGCGCCGTATCTGACCGGAACCTGGCGCCTGACGCACGTGCCCGGCGACCACATGTCGATCCTGCGCGACCCGTACGCGGTGCGTACGTCCGCGGTGATCCGGGAGCAGCTCGAGTCGGCCCAGCGGAAGACGCGTGGTGCCCCGGCGAGGGCGCGCGAGCACACCCGCCGGCCGCGTCTGTTGCGTACGGGTAAGGCCTGGCCCGACCAGTATTGA